One Massilia sp. 9096 genomic window carries:
- a CDS encoding DUF1631 family protein yields MSASPVQSPAARSAAPSQQATLDALVAVAVKQAEAKLPALVASFAGLLVDVSAPGLEAREVYRRVKSGKLLKENGYAFVHLASKTLEAALHEELARLLPTHGARRVAPEALSLVPLEEIDTRLAFAALARPFDIAYSEALATLAVRLGMLLGRGVLRADSQPFRPEVFLRALDAAWREFEPDPDAHCLVQGLLTPETLFDLAPLYEAVIAALMRKEGQPGSLESYRIQKTDDSAAAKAARAAGRAALAEQLRKLFGDDGGEDGVPLIPDLPGLPTGSGGWRPSGVAGFESAAAPAEPSTASVAPGTPAQAQGVALAPQAGQPPAGSGAPAGAVGASGAGQAGSAQAGQGGVLYATQGAARAAAGVAPAALGFAAGAPGAAHPGPGFAPAAPGAAQPMHGVNPEQAGAVHAASSLAGAAPTAQSPLHASVPAPDPAQAALNTMLAGLRPGVAAPLLELLAQIDPATLTAPAHAGGPAGATAAMSATSGGAAFAPAANVFYLPRFKQSLPQGTLSRGDERTLDLLSRVFETVLLDDGIPARTRELLQLLQVPVLKAALLDKNFFFEEAHPARRLVDLLSRMGWDQHPDAADPDADPTFQAMRRSVEQASRHEPGAGAEGRLAGFSAAVAELEASLAFEDSALERAISAPVASALKQENLAVATRAARDAVALRIEAAAAAGMFDVVSGFLEQRWTTVMTFAYSIEAQKPGAVGNATRAMDDLIWSVKPKPTQEQRKSLIARLPRLLGTLNKWLDAIKWQDAERLQFFARLAECHASIVRAPIELSPERQLELAVEAAQQDALRQVELENAAAKRAEAEQQAQREALSPLDGLERGVWLEFRHADGPRKVKLAWVSPLRTLFIFSGAGRREAFSLAADKLVEALHAGRARVLAIDGVVGQVLLEAMAQGAADPASNDASMRAQPRAGQLL; encoded by the coding sequence ATGTCAGCTAGTCCCGTCCAGAGTCCGGCCGCACGTTCGGCCGCACCGTCGCAGCAGGCGACGCTGGATGCGCTCGTCGCAGTCGCCGTCAAGCAGGCAGAAGCGAAGTTGCCGGCGCTCGTCGCCAGCTTCGCCGGGCTGCTGGTCGACGTCAGCGCGCCCGGGCTGGAAGCCAGGGAAGTCTACCGGCGCGTCAAGTCCGGCAAGCTGCTCAAGGAAAACGGCTACGCCTTCGTGCACCTGGCGTCGAAGACGCTCGAGGCGGCGTTGCACGAGGAACTTGCGCGCCTGCTGCCCACCCACGGTGCGCGCCGCGTTGCACCTGAAGCGCTCAGCCTGGTGCCTCTGGAGGAAATCGACACCCGGCTCGCGTTTGCCGCCCTGGCGCGTCCGTTCGACATCGCGTATTCGGAGGCCCTGGCCACGCTGGCGGTGCGCCTTGGCATGCTGCTCGGGCGCGGCGTGCTGCGCGCCGACAGCCAGCCGTTCCGCCCGGAAGTCTTCCTGCGCGCGCTCGACGCCGCCTGGCGCGAATTCGAGCCGGACCCCGATGCCCATTGCCTGGTGCAGGGCTTGCTGACGCCCGAGACGCTGTTCGATCTCGCGCCGCTGTACGAGGCCGTCATCGCCGCGCTGATGCGCAAGGAAGGGCAGCCGGGCTCGCTCGAGAGCTACCGCATCCAGAAAACCGACGACAGTGCGGCGGCCAAGGCGGCGCGCGCCGCCGGCCGCGCTGCGCTGGCCGAGCAGCTGCGCAAGCTGTTCGGCGACGACGGCGGCGAGGATGGCGTGCCGCTGATCCCTGATCTGCCGGGTCTGCCGACCGGGAGCGGCGGATGGCGCCCGAGCGGGGTGGCGGGATTCGAATCCGCTGCTGCGCCGGCCGAGCCGTCCACGGCGAGCGTCGCCCCAGGCACGCCTGCCCAGGCACAGGGCGTTGCGCTCGCGCCGCAGGCGGGCCAGCCGCCAGCCGGCAGCGGTGCGCCGGCCGGGGCGGTTGGCGCGAGCGGCGCAGGTCAGGCCGGCAGCGCGCAGGCGGGGCAGGGCGGCGTCCTGTACGCAACGCAGGGTGCAGCCCGGGCGGCAGCGGGCGTGGCGCCGGCCGCCCTTGGCTTCGCGGCCGGCGCACCCGGCGCCGCGCATCCCGGTCCCGGCTTCGCGCCGGCCGCGCCGGGTGCGGCGCAGCCCATGCATGGCGTAAATCCGGAACAGGCGGGCGCCGTCCACGCGGCATCCAGCCTTGCCGGGGCCGCCCCCACGGCGCAGTCTCCGCTGCACGCTTCCGTCCCCGCGCCCGACCCCGCACAAGCTGCCTTGAATACGATGCTGGCCGGCCTGCGCCCCGGCGTGGCCGCGCCGCTGCTCGAGCTGCTGGCGCAGATCGACCCGGCCACGCTGACTGCCCCGGCCCATGCGGGTGGCCCGGCCGGCGCCACCGCCGCCATGAGCGCCACCAGCGGCGGCGCCGCTTTCGCGCCCGCCGCCAACGTGTTTTACCTGCCGCGCTTCAAGCAAAGCCTGCCGCAAGGGACGCTCTCGCGCGGCGACGAGCGTACGCTCGACCTGCTTTCGCGCGTGTTCGAGACCGTGCTGCTGGACGACGGCATCCCGGCACGCACGCGCGAGCTGCTGCAATTGCTGCAGGTGCCGGTGCTGAAGGCGGCGCTGCTGGACAAGAATTTCTTCTTCGAGGAAGCGCACCCGGCGCGGCGCCTGGTCGACCTGCTGTCGCGCATGGGCTGGGACCAGCACCCGGATGCGGCCGATCCCGATGCCGACCCGACCTTCCAGGCCATGCGCCGCAGCGTCGAACAGGCCAGCCGCCATGAGCCCGGCGCCGGCGCCGAAGGCAGGCTGGCGGGCTTCAGCGCCGCGGTCGCCGAGCTCGAAGCCAGCCTGGCATTCGAAGACAGCGCACTCGAACGCGCCATCTCCGCGCCGGTCGCCAGCGCGCTCAAGCAGGAAAACCTCGCCGTCGCCACGCGCGCGGCGCGCGACGCCGTGGCGCTGCGCATCGAGGCCGCCGCTGCGGCCGGCATGTTCGACGTGGTCAGCGGCTTCCTGGAGCAGCGCTGGACCACGGTGATGACCTTCGCCTACAGCATCGAAGCGCAAAAGCCGGGCGCGGTCGGCAACGCCACGCGCGCCATGGACGACCTGATCTGGAGCGTCAAGCCCAAGCCCACGCAGGAGCAGCGCAAGAGCCTGATCGCGCGCCTGCCACGCCTGCTGGGTACGCTCAACAAATGGCTGGACGCGATCAAGTGGCAGGACGCCGAGCGCCTGCAATTCTTCGCCCGCCTGGCCGAGTGCCATGCCTCGATCGTGCGCGCGCCGATCGAATTGTCGCCCGAGCGCCAGCTCGAACTGGCGGTCGAGGCGGCCCAGCAGGACGCGCTGCGCCAGGTCGAGCTGGAAAACGCCGCCGCCAAACGCGCCGAGGCCGAGCAGCAGGCCCAGCGCGAGGCCTTGTCGCCGCTGGATGGGCTCGAGCGCGGCGTGTGGCTGGAGTTTCGCCATGCCGACGGGCCGCGCAAGGTCAAGCTGGCCTGGGTCAGTCCACTGCGCACGCTGTTCATCTTTTCCGGCGCCGGGCGCCGCGAAGCGTTCTCGCTGGCCGCCGACAAGCTGGTCGAGGCGCTGCATGCCGGGCGCGCGCGCGTGCTGGCGATCGACGGCGTGGTCGGCCAGGTGCTGCTCGAAGCGATGGCCCAGGGCGCGGCAGATCCGGCATCGAACGACGCGTCGATGCGTGCGCAGCCGCGCGCCGGCCAGCTGCTATAG
- the smc gene encoding chromosome segregation protein SMC produces the protein MRLSSIKLSGFKSFVDPTNFQVPGQLVGVVGPNGCGKSNIIDAVRWVLGESKASELRGESMQDVIFNGSTHRKPAGRASVELVFDNNAGKAAGQWGQYAEIAVKRTLTRDGTSSYFINSQPVRRRDIQDIFLGTGLGPRAYAIIGQGMIARIIESRPEELRVFLEEAAGVSKYKERRRETENRLSDTRENLTRVEDILRELNANLEKLEAQAAVANRYRELQSDQEEKQKLLWLLRKNEAKADQARWSLEMEQAQTGLEEQTAKLRHLELELERMRQAHFELGDRLHTAQGALYQTNSEIGSLEAQIKFVVESRTRLQNQIGTLTAQREQWLNQASATQESIEEAEMQAEELAVRVEGAQIAVEAQNERLPDLEAAWRAAQEQSTQSRARIAQIHQRIELSSAHQRNAASILATLATRRERLQQERSSLNLPDPGHLDNLRTQLEEKQLQLEEHNLMLEEAASRQASSEQERREAQAAVQQEASANAKLEARLAALRQLQERVQTQGKVQPWLHKHELDKLPRLWQKLDIEAGWETALESVLRERTGALEISNLDWARGFFGDAPPSRMALYTPSSGSGGAPDNHGLKPFASLLKLNDPGLRGLLEDWLHGVFAVDDPGTALAQRSRLPQGGCFVTPHGHIVSASSVRFYAADAEQDGVLARQHEIDNLGKQLRAQALLLEEARARSARADATVAELQRRLQEGRQRVATLQRETHALQIDVVRQGEVEARFNQRSGQIGLELDEIAAQEAEQRQARAEAEAQFEELDLELAELQGAHEDGQTAFQEQERGLADARERLRVLERAAQEAVFAEKTGRSRIEELRRTIATASQQAFQVTGSIDAAKAELASLESGAAAEGLQDLLARRTGQEQALSDARHELDQLTQQLRAAEEARMAAERSLQPQRERITEMQLKEQAARLNQEQFDEALTATGADSAAIAALSAKLNPEMKPQYLQGEVTRLTNAIAALGAVNLAAVEELAQATERKRFLDSQNADLQEAIATLEGAIGRIDRESRDLLQDTFDRVNSHFSELFPILFGGGTAKLVMTGDEILDAGVQVMAQPPGKKNATIHLLSGGEKALTATALVFSMFRLNPAPFCLLDEVDAPLDDANTERFCRMVKRMSDHTQFLFISHNKIAMEMANQLIGVTMQEQGVSRIVAVDMESAANFATEAQAA, from the coding sequence GTGCGTCTATCCTCCATCAAATTGTCGGGATTTAAGTCTTTCGTCGATCCCACCAATTTCCAGGTGCCGGGGCAACTGGTTGGCGTGGTCGGCCCGAACGGATGCGGCAAGTCGAACATCATCGACGCCGTACGCTGGGTGCTGGGCGAATCGAAAGCGTCCGAGCTGCGCGGCGAGTCGATGCAGGACGTGATCTTCAATGGTTCCACGCACCGCAAGCCGGCCGGGCGCGCCTCGGTCGAGCTGGTGTTCGACAACAATGCCGGCAAGGCTGCCGGGCAGTGGGGCCAGTACGCCGAGATCGCCGTCAAGCGCACCCTCACGCGCGACGGCACCTCGAGCTACTTCATCAATTCGCAGCCGGTGCGCCGGCGCGACATCCAGGACATTTTCCTCGGCACCGGACTGGGCCCGCGCGCCTACGCCATCATCGGCCAGGGCATGATCGCGCGCATCATCGAATCGCGCCCGGAAGAGCTGCGCGTGTTCCTGGAGGAAGCGGCCGGCGTCTCGAAGTACAAGGAGCGCCGGCGCGAGACCGAAAACCGCCTTTCCGACACGCGCGAGAACCTGACCCGGGTCGAAGACATCCTGCGCGAACTGAACGCCAACCTGGAAAAGCTGGAAGCGCAGGCGGCGGTTGCCAACCGCTACCGCGAGCTGCAGTCCGACCAGGAAGAAAAGCAGAAGCTGCTCTGGCTGCTGCGCAAGAACGAGGCCAAGGCCGACCAGGCGCGCTGGTCCCTCGAGATGGAGCAGGCCCAGACCGGACTCGAAGAGCAGACCGCCAAGCTGCGCCACCTCGAACTCGAACTCGAACGCATGCGCCAGGCGCATTTCGAGCTAGGGGACCGCCTGCACACCGCCCAGGGCGCCCTGTACCAGACCAATTCCGAGATCGGCAGCCTGGAAGCGCAGATCAAGTTCGTGGTCGAATCTCGCACGCGCCTGCAAAACCAGATCGGCACGCTCACCGCCCAGCGCGAGCAATGGCTGAACCAGGCCAGCGCGACCCAGGAAAGCATCGAGGAAGCCGAGATGCAGGCCGAGGAACTGGCCGTACGCGTCGAAGGCGCGCAGATCGCGGTGGAAGCCCAGAACGAGCGCCTGCCCGACCTGGAAGCGGCCTGGCGCGCGGCGCAGGAGCAGTCGACCCAATCGCGCGCGCGCATCGCCCAGATCCACCAGCGCATCGAACTGTCCTCGGCGCACCAGCGCAACGCGGCCAGTATCCTGGCCACGCTCGCCACCCGGCGCGAGCGCCTGCAACAGGAAAGATCGAGCCTGAACCTGCCCGACCCGGGCCACCTCGACAACCTGCGCACGCAGCTGGAAGAAAAACAGCTGCAGCTGGAAGAGCACAACCTGATGCTGGAAGAAGCCGCCAGCCGCCAGGCCTCGAGCGAACAGGAGCGGCGCGAGGCGCAGGCCGCGGTCCAGCAGGAAGCGAGCGCCAACGCCAAGCTGGAAGCGCGCCTGGCGGCGCTGCGCCAGCTGCAGGAGCGCGTGCAGACCCAGGGCAAGGTCCAGCCCTGGCTGCACAAGCACGAACTGGATAAACTGCCGCGCCTGTGGCAAAAGCTCGACATCGAAGCCGGCTGGGAGACCGCGCTGGAATCCGTCCTGCGCGAGCGTACCGGCGCATTGGAAATCTCGAACCTCGACTGGGCGCGCGGCTTTTTCGGCGATGCGCCACCCAGCAGGATGGCACTGTACACGCCGTCTTCGGGCAGCGGCGGGGCGCCGGACAACCATGGCCTGAAACCCTTCGCCAGCCTGCTCAAGCTGAACGATCCCGGCCTGCGCGGCCTGCTGGAGGATTGGCTGCACGGCGTGTTCGCCGTCGACGATCCGGGCACCGCGCTGGCCCAGCGTTCCCGCCTGCCGCAAGGCGGCTGCTTCGTCACGCCGCACGGCCACATCGTCAGCGCCTCGAGCGTGCGCTTCTACGCCGCCGACGCCGAGCAGGACGGCGTGCTGGCGCGCCAGCACGAGATCGACAACCTGGGCAAGCAGCTGCGCGCGCAAGCCTTGCTGCTGGAGGAGGCGCGCGCGCGTTCGGCCCGCGCCGACGCCACCGTGGCCGAACTGCAGCGCCGCCTGCAGGAAGGGCGCCAGCGCGTCGCCACGCTGCAGCGCGAGACCCACGCCCTGCAGATCGACGTGGTCAGGCAGGGCGAAGTCGAGGCGCGCTTCAACCAGAGGAGCGGCCAGATCGGGCTCGAGCTGGACGAGATCGCCGCGCAGGAAGCCGAGCAGCGCCAGGCCAGGGCGGAGGCCGAGGCCCAGTTCGAAGAGCTCGACCTCGAGCTGGCCGAGCTGCAGGGCGCGCACGAGGATGGCCAGACGGCGTTCCAGGAGCAGGAGCGCGGCCTCGCGGACGCGCGCGAGCGCCTGCGCGTGCTCGAGCGCGCGGCGCAGGAAGCCGTGTTCGCCGAGAAGACCGGCCGCTCGCGCATCGAAGAGCTGCGCCGCACGATCGCCACCGCCAGCCAGCAGGCCTTCCAGGTCACCGGCAGCATCGACGCGGCCAAGGCGGAGCTGGCCTCGCTCGAATCGGGCGCCGCCGCCGAGGGCTTGCAGGATCTGCTGGCGCGCCGCACCGGGCAGGAGCAGGCCTTGTCCGACGCGCGCCATGAACTCGACCAGCTGACGCAGCAGCTGCGCGCGGCCGAGGAAGCGCGCATGGCGGCCGAGCGCAGCCTGCAGCCGCAGCGCGAGCGCATCACCGAGATGCAGCTCAAGGAGCAGGCCGCGCGCCTGAACCAGGAGCAGTTCGACGAGGCGCTCACGGCCACCGGCGCCGACAGCGCGGCGATCGCCGCGCTGTCCGCCAAGCTGAACCCGGAGATGAAGCCGCAATACCTGCAGGGCGAGGTCACGCGCCTGACCAATGCCATCGCCGCGCTGGGTGCGGTCAACCTGGCGGCGGTCGAGGAGCTGGCCCAGGCCACCGAGCGCAAGCGCTTCCTCGATTCGCAGAACGCCGACCTGCAGGAAGCGATCGCCACGCTGGAAGGCGCGATCGGGCGCATCGACCGCGAATCGCGCGACCTGTTGCAGGACACCTTCGACCGGGTCAACAGCCACTTCTCGGAACTGTTTCCGATCCTGTTCGGCGGCGGCACCGCCAAGCTGGTCATGACCGGCGACGAAATCCTCGATGCCGGGGTGCAGGTCATGGCCCAGCCGCCCGGCAAGAAGAACGCGACCATCCACCTGCTCTCCGGCGGCGAAAAAGCGCTGACCGCGACCGCGCTGGTGTTTTCGATGTTCCGCCTGAACCCCGCGCCGTTCTGCCTCCTCGACGAGGTCGACGCGCCCCTGGACGACGCCAATACCGAGCGCTTCTGCCGCATGGTCAAGCGGATGTCGGACCATACCCAATTCCTCTTCATCTCGCACAACAAGATCGCGATGGAGATGGCCAATCAACTGATCGGTGTGACGATGCAGGAACAAGGCGTATCGCGCATCGTGGCGGTGGACATGGAGTCCGCCGCGAATTTCGCTACTGAGGCACAAGCAGCATGA
- the gcvT gene encoding glycine cleavage system aminomethyltransferase GcvT: MTLKATPLNSVHRALGAKMVDFGGWDMPVNYGSQIAEHEAVRGDAGMFDVSHMCVVDLQGANVRAFLRGLLANNVDKLQAAGKALYSCMLNPQGGVIDDLIVYFFREDWFRLVVNAGTAEKDIAWIRQQNDATNSGLTITPRRADLSDDGIALIAVQGPNARAKVWQTVAQTQAPSEPLKPFNAVIVPDTAFGELMVARTGYTGEDGFEIGVPATQVEALWNALVANGVKPAGLGARDTLRLEAGMNLYGQDMDDAVSPLDAGLAWTVDLVSERDFIGKAALQAQGQQQNFVGLILREKGGILRAHQKVVAASGNVGEITSGTFSPTMQQAIAIARVPMDVAIGDTVHVEIRDKKLAASVVKLPFVRHGKIMAA, from the coding sequence ATGACGCTCAAAGCGACCCCGCTCAATTCCGTACACCGCGCCCTGGGCGCCAAGATGGTCGATTTCGGCGGCTGGGACATGCCGGTCAACTACGGCTCGCAGATCGCCGAACACGAGGCCGTGCGCGGCGACGCCGGCATGTTCGACGTGTCGCACATGTGCGTGGTGGACCTGCAGGGCGCGAACGTGCGCGCTTTTCTTCGCGGCCTGCTGGCCAACAACGTCGACAAGCTGCAGGCCGCCGGCAAGGCGCTGTACTCCTGCATGCTCAACCCGCAAGGCGGCGTGATCGACGACCTGATCGTCTACTTCTTCCGCGAAGACTGGTTCCGCCTGGTGGTCAACGCCGGCACCGCCGAGAAGGACATCGCCTGGATCCGCCAGCAGAACGACGCGACCAATTCGGGCCTGACCATCACGCCGCGCCGCGCCGACCTCTCGGACGACGGCATCGCGCTGATCGCCGTGCAGGGCCCGAACGCGCGCGCCAAGGTGTGGCAGACCGTGGCGCAGACCCAGGCCCCGTCCGAGCCGCTGAAACCCTTCAACGCCGTCATCGTGCCCGACACGGCCTTCGGCGAACTGATGGTCGCGCGCACCGGCTACACCGGCGAAGACGGCTTCGAGATCGGCGTGCCGGCAACACAGGTCGAAGCGCTGTGGAATGCGCTGGTCGCCAATGGCGTGAAACCGGCCGGCCTGGGCGCGCGCGACACGCTGCGCCTGGAAGCCGGCATGAACCTGTACGGCCAGGACATGGACGACGCCGTCTCGCCGCTGGACGCTGGCCTGGCCTGGACCGTCGACCTGGTGTCCGAGCGCGACTTCATCGGCAAGGCCGCGTTGCAGGCCCAGGGCCAGCAGCAGAACTTCGTCGGGCTGATCCTGCGCGAAAAAGGCGGCATCCTGCGCGCCCACCAGAAAGTCGTCGCCGCCTCCGGCAACGTCGGCGAGATCACCAGCGGCACCTTCAGCCCGACCATGCAGCAGGCGATCGCGATCGCGCGCGTGCCGATGGACGTGGCGATCGGCGACACCGTGCACGTCGAGATCCGCGACAAGAAGCTGGCCGCCTCGGTGGTCAAGCTGCCGTTCGTGCGTCACGGCAAAATCATGGCCGCTTGA
- the gcvH gene encoding glycine cleavage system protein GcvH has translation MNIPADLKYTESHEWVRQEADGTLTVGITEYAQDALGDIVFVELPQVGKTFGAGDDAAVVESVKAASDIYAPVAGTVTEVNQPTADAPDSINADAYSAWLFKLQPSDPNAINGLLDATAYGQKTAD, from the coding sequence ATGAATATCCCAGCCGACCTGAAGTACACCGAATCCCATGAATGGGTCCGCCAGGAGGCCGACGGCACCCTGACCGTGGGCATCACCGAATACGCGCAGGACGCGCTGGGCGACATCGTGTTCGTCGAGCTGCCGCAAGTCGGCAAGACCTTCGGCGCCGGCGACGACGCCGCCGTGGTCGAGTCGGTCAAGGCCGCCAGCGACATCTACGCCCCGGTCGCAGGCACCGTCACCGAAGTCAACCAGCCGACCGCCGACGCGCCGGATTCGATCAACGCCGACGCCTACAGCGCCTGGCTGTTCAAGCTGCAGCCGAGCGATCCGAACGCGATCAACGGCCTGCTCGACGCCACCGCCTACGGCCAGAAGACCGCGGACTGA
- a CDS encoding ATP-dependent Clp protease proteolytic subunit, with protein MSEDQAKQQKEGYFTLSGDVNSDMVHRVFEAVAAMTEDGIETAHVLVQSNGGYVSDGLCLYNFMANSPVEFVMYNGGAVASIAVILFLAGTRRYASETARFMIHKSHATASPGSRPDALNIIVEGLRADDSRTESILRKHVELTPEQWGVHQYGDLHLNARDAKVAGLVNDVADFAPPRGAYLRNI; from the coding sequence ATGAGCGAAGACCAAGCAAAACAGCAGAAGGAGGGGTACTTCACCCTGTCCGGAGACGTGAACAGCGACATGGTGCACCGTGTTTTCGAAGCGGTCGCGGCAATGACCGAGGACGGCATCGAAACCGCCCACGTACTGGTGCAGTCGAACGGCGGCTACGTCAGCGACGGCCTGTGCCTGTACAACTTCATGGCCAATTCCCCGGTCGAATTCGTGATGTACAACGGCGGCGCCGTCGCCTCGATCGCGGTGATCCTGTTCCTGGCCGGCACCCGCCGCTACGCCAGCGAGACCGCGCGCTTCATGATCCACAAATCGCACGCGACCGCGTCGCCGGGTTCGCGCCCGGATGCGCTCAACATCATCGTCGAGGGCTTGCGCGCCGACGATTCGCGCACCGAGTCGATCCTGCGCAAGCACGTCGAGCTGACTCCGGAGCAGTGGGGCGTGCACCAGTACGGCGACCTGCACCTGAACGCGCGCGACGCCAAGGTAGCCGGCCTGGTCAACGACGTGGCCGACTTTGCGCCGCCGCGCGGCGCGTATCTGCGCAATATCTGA
- a CDS encoding phosphatase PAP2 family protein: MVWWSHLSALGGLNVTALLALAIGAWLVGARSWRLALAWCLLFGAALALSAASQMAFIGWGVGIRSLAFTGFSGHAARAAAVFPVALYLLADRGGARRADGVRDRWHYLALLSGALLAVAVALARVKVGAHTPSEAVAGCLLGLGAAGLFVARTRAARDFFSPQPLLLGLLAATILLPVADPLDAHQWLTAAALKLSGRDRVYLREQWGPAQGPYVPPCASARVRFDYLCT; this comes from the coding sequence ATGGTCTGGTGGTCCCATCTTTCCGCCCTGGGCGGACTCAACGTCACGGCATTGCTGGCGCTGGCGATCGGCGCCTGGCTGGTCGGCGCGCGCTCATGGCGCCTGGCGCTGGCCTGGTGCCTGCTGTTCGGCGCCGCGCTGGCGCTGTCGGCGGCCAGCCAGATGGCCTTCATCGGCTGGGGTGTCGGCATCCGATCGCTCGCCTTCACCGGCTTTTCCGGCCATGCGGCGCGCGCCGCGGCGGTGTTCCCGGTGGCGCTGTACCTGCTGGCGGACCGGGGCGGGGCCCGCCGGGCCGACGGCGTGCGTGACCGCTGGCACTACCTTGCGCTGCTGTCCGGGGCGCTGCTGGCGGTGGCGGTGGCGCTGGCGCGGGTGAAAGTTGGCGCGCATACGCCCAGCGAAGCCGTGGCCGGCTGCCTGCTGGGGCTGGGCGCCGCCGGCCTGTTCGTCGCGCGCACGCGCGCCGCGCGCGACTTTTTTTCGCCGCAGCCGCTGCTGCTCGGGCTGCTGGCTGCCACCATCCTGCTGCCGGTCGCCGATCCGCTCGATGCGCACCAGTGGCTGACCGCCGCCGCGCTCAAGCTGTCCGGGCGCGACCGGGTCTACCTGCGCGAGCAATGGGGTCCGGCCCAGGGGCCGTACGTACCGCCCTGCGCGAGCGCGCGGGTGCGCTTCGACTACCTCTGTACGTGA